In the genome of Cyanobacterium stanieri LEGE 03274, the window GGTGGAGCTTTTCGAGTGTTTGTGAGGGCAAATAACCCCCAAGAAGAAAATAGGGTTAAAGAAATTTACCCCGATGCTTTTCGCTCTAGTTATCAGGGTAATGTTTTATGGCAAGTGGGGCTTTTTAGTAATCGTCAAAATGCCGAACAGGCCGCCCAACCTTTACGGAATATCGGTTTTAATCCTATCCTTAGCCCCGTTAATTAGCTTTAATGGAAAAAGAAATCCCGCAATTACAATGGTTTTGGGCTTGGGGGTTTTGATATTGAAACGAACCCCCCATTAAATCTTCGGCATAGTCAATGACTAAGTCTTGAATATAATTGTAACTTTGTTCATCAACTAAAATGGTAATATCTTGATGGTGGTCAAAAGTGCGATCGCCCTTTAATATTTCCCCATCAAAATTGAGGTGGTACAAAAGATCTGCACAACCACCTTGCTCAACTTTGATTCTTAAATATGGTTGAGATTGAGAGTTATAATTTTTGAGCCTTGCAATTTCTGCAACGGCACTCGGAGTTAAATTAATCATTTAAATAAATTATTTTCTGGCATAATCATCCTGAAAACGAATAATATCATCTTCCCCGA includes:
- a CDS encoding HesB/IscA family protein — protein: MINLTPSAVAEIARLKNYNSQSQPYLRIKVEQGGCADLLYHLNFDGEILKGDRTFDHHQDITILVDEQSYNYIQDLVIDYAEDLMGGSFQYQNPQAQNHCNCGISFSIKAN